In the Fibrobacter sp. UWB5 genome, one interval contains:
- the nrdR gene encoding transcriptional regulator NrdR encodes MICPFCKKDNDKVVDSRVSGSSIRRRRECCECGKRFTTREYIEVQPLTVIKRSGEHEPFQREKLLRGIMNSCKKRPVSVADIEQLATNVENALTVTENFEVSYEQIGNLVMQELKKLDAVAYVRFASIYREFKEVGEFVDQIKSMDK; translated from the coding sequence ATGATTTGCCCATTCTGCAAGAAAGATAACGACAAGGTGGTGGACAGCCGTGTGAGCGGTTCGTCTATCCGTCGCCGTCGTGAATGCTGCGAATGTGGCAAACGCTTTACCACCCGCGAATACATCGAAGTCCAGCCGCTGACCGTAATCAAGCGCAGTGGCGAACATGAACCGTTCCAGCGCGAAAAGCTCCTGCGCGGTATCATGAACTCCTGCAAAAAACGCCCCGTCTCGGTCGCCGACATTGAACAGCTCGCGACCAACGTGGAAAACGCCCTGACCGTGACTGAAAACTTCGAAGTCAGCTACGAACAGATCGGTAACCTGGTGATGCAGGAACTCAAAAAGCTCGATGCCGTCGCCTACGTGCGCTTTGCCTCGATTTACCGCGAATTCAAGGAAGTCGGCGAATTCGTGGACCAAATCAAGAGCATGGACAAGTAG
- a CDS encoding class I SAM-dependent rRNA methyltransferase, producing MNLDFPKLLDAAFNKRSPLFETTEAFRIVNGAPDGFPGMTLDKFGDRYQIQFFGDELLREKHAIADAIAQKFSPVCLVVKERLSRSGKSLENPPMEVVVGRPEDSIGVVREGSAKFHIDLLDTVNPGLFLDMRAIRLEMGSRAAGRRMLNLFSYTCAFSVHGRLGGAEISTNADISAKILDKGRENYALNGLEPKQGEFFRGNAVEYVHWAQKKGFKFDAIVLDPPSFARFKGKNFNVREHLMPLVADCATLLNKGGLFMVSSNYSEFNLSAFSRNALASVASVHPSAKTLWSKSQDIDFVGSGHTKDSCLVATLIEV from the coding sequence ATGAACCTGGATTTTCCGAAACTTTTAGATGCGGCTTTCAACAAGCGTTCTCCGTTGTTTGAAACGACGGAGGCTTTTCGCATTGTAAACGGGGCGCCGGACGGTTTCCCCGGCATGACGCTCGACAAGTTCGGTGACCGTTACCAGATTCAGTTTTTCGGCGATGAATTGCTCCGTGAAAAGCATGCCATTGCCGATGCGATTGCGCAGAAGTTTTCTCCCGTTTGCCTCGTTGTAAAGGAACGCCTTTCGCGTTCTGGCAAATCGCTGGAGAACCCGCCGATGGAAGTGGTGGTGGGCCGTCCCGAAGATTCTATAGGCGTTGTCCGCGAAGGTTCTGCGAAGTTCCACATCGATTTGCTCGATACGGTGAATCCGGGGCTGTTCCTCGACATGCGTGCGATCCGTTTGGAGATGGGGTCTCGGGCTGCAGGGCGCCGTATGTTGAACCTGTTCAGTTATACATGCGCTTTCTCGGTGCATGGTCGCCTAGGTGGCGCCGAGATTTCGACGAATGCCGACATTAGCGCAAAGATTCTAGACAAGGGCCGCGAGAATTACGCCCTCAACGGCCTCGAACCCAAGCAGGGTGAATTCTTCAGAGGCAATGCGGTTGAATACGTTCACTGGGCGCAAAAGAAAGGCTTCAAGTTCGATGCCATTGTGCTCGACCCGCCCAGCTTCGCCCGCTTCAAGGGCAAGAACTTTAACGTGCGCGAACACTTGATGCCGCTCGTGGCCGACTGCGCTACGCTCCTGAACAAGGGCGGCCTCTTTATGGTGAGTTCCAACTACAGCGAATTCAATTTATCCGCCTTCTCGCGCAATGCACTTGCATCGGTTGCGTCAGTTCACCCCAGCGCCAAGACGCTCTGGAGCAAGTCGCAGGACATCGACTTCGTGGGCTCCGGCCACACCAAAGATAGCTGCCTCGTGGCAACGCTCATTGAAGTGTAA
- a CDS encoding CatB-related O-acetyltransferase — translation MTAPNPNTVHPIAGYDKEIYVKPTIKNPNIIVGDFTYIADSKFESHVTHHYDFIGDKLIIGKFCQIAAGVEFVMNGANHQMNAVSTFPFYTLEGWTMNPPAKSDLPFKGDTVIGNDVWIGQNATILPGVHIGDGAIIGANSVVGSDVEPYTIVVGNPAEAIRYRFDEDLTELLLKFKWWDKPIEEINELIPILTSSDLDKVKAEIRRRMKA, via the coding sequence ATGACCGCTCCGAATCCGAACACGGTGCATCCGATCGCAGGCTACGACAAGGAAATCTACGTCAAGCCAACCATCAAGAACCCGAACATCATTGTCGGGGACTTCACCTATATCGCGGACTCGAAATTCGAAAGCCATGTGACGCACCACTATGACTTTATCGGCGACAAGCTCATTATCGGAAAGTTCTGCCAGATTGCCGCCGGCGTGGAATTCGTCATGAACGGCGCCAACCATCAGATGAATGCGGTTTCAACCTTCCCGTTCTATACGCTGGAAGGCTGGACAATGAATCCGCCCGCCAAAAGCGACTTGCCGTTCAAGGGCGACACTGTCATCGGAAACGATGTATGGATCGGACAGAACGCCACCATCTTGCCGGGCGTGCATATCGGTGATGGCGCCATCATCGGCGCGAACAGCGTCGTCGGTAGCGACGTAGAGCCTTATACGATTGTGGTCGGAAACCCCGCCGAAGCCATCCGCTATCGTTTTGACGAAGACCTGACGGAACTCCTGCTCAAATTCAAGTGGTGGGACAAGCCCATCGAAGAAATCAACGAGTTAATTCCGATTCTTACAAGCAGCGATCTTGATAAAGTCAAAGCCGAAATCCGTCGGCGCATGAAAGCCTAA